Genomic DNA from Sphingomonas lacunae:
ACGGCGCTGAAACCCGCAGGCGTCCGTTGTTTCCCCGCGCTGGAGTGTCAACCAGTGTCAACCGGACGGGCGCCACAGTGGGGCGCATTTTTGTCCCGACGTGGGTGTTACCCTGTGGTACCCTGGGGTCGCACACGCTTCATGGGGCGTGACGTTCCCGGGGTCACCACAACAATGTTTCGGGGTCGGGCATCGGCTCCTGTTTTTGCGCGCGGGTCAGGCTGAACACGCTGCGCACCACCAGTTGCACCATCGCGGCCAGCAACAGCGGAAAACCGATCAGCAGGAACATCAATGGCACCGATATGACCGACAGGATGAACCCGATCCAGAATGTCCGGATCAGATAGGTCATGTGGCTTTCTTCCCAGCTGCCGCGCACCTCGTTGCGCCAGACATAGCCCAGCACCAGCCCGACAATCCCGGTGATGCCGAACAGGAAGGAGGATATATAGAGGATGGCAATGATGGTCGGCTTGTTGACGCTGTTCGCCCCGCCGCTGGTGCCGGGCTGGCCGGATGGATCGGTCATCGCTTTATTCCCCCGCTGGCGCGGCCAGGGCTGCCCTGCCGCTCTGTGCGGGGGGGATCATGCCACCAGCGGTCGCGCCTGACCAGCCCTCCGCCACGTCCCGGCGCCGCTCTCCGCGCCCCGATTTATCGTGCAACGCGGGAACCATCGGCGGACCTGTGCATTGGTGCCGGCATGGGCAGGTGAGAGCATGGTTTTCGCGCGGCCCGCGATCCGCTCACCCGCCTTGCGCGGTCGACCCCCCTCGACTGCCCATCGCCCCGGAAACTGCCCCCCGCCGTTTCCGGGGCGATTTCCGCTGTGCCGTGCCGCCCGCCTCCCATCCTTGCCTCTCCCAACCTTGTTTGGCGGGATTTGACCAATGTCAAAGACGCCGTCCGCCTGCCGTGCGAACCAGCCTTCAACACGCGGTCAGGCAGGCCGCAAGCGCACCAACGGACAGGGGAAAGGCAAGCATATGTCAGAGCATCTCACCCAGGCACCCGTGCTGATCTTTGTCGGCATGATGGCGATTTTCGGCCTCGGCATCACCTATTTGTCGGTTGAGGATGCGTTGCGCAGCCGCAAATGATCGCATCCGGGGCGGGCGCCGTATCGCCTCCCCTCGCCAGACAGGGACAGCCGGGCCCGCATGACCCGGCATCCCCCAACAACTCCTCCACTGCCCGGCCTGATGGCCGGGTTTTTGTTTGTGGCTCGGCTCAGCTCAGCTCAACGACAGGCTGATCTTCTGTTCGTGCTTTTTGCCCATCCACAGCATGGCCCCGACCAGCAACAGCACCGACACGCCTTCGACGATGATGGATTGCCGCACCGACCCGGCAAAGGGATCACCCAGCATCACGCCGAGCAGGCGGCCGCCCAGCGCCAGTCCAAAGGCGGCGATGGGCACCAACAGCACCTTGCCATGTTCGGGCCGCAGCGCCGCCCAACAGGCCGCACCACCCGCCAACAGGAAAAAGGCGGAAAAATCGGCGCGGATCGTGTTCATCGCCGCCGCATCGCCGCTGATGCCAAAGGTGTCGACATAGGTTTGCGGATCGATCAGACCCGAAACACCCATCCAGCCAAAGAAAATTCCCCACAGGGCAACGACCCCGCGCACAATCCAATCCATCATCCCATCTCCCTCAGGCGACCGTTGCCGCTCTTGCGGGGAAGAGGCTAGCATTTTGCCGTCCGGCTGCAAGCCATCCCCGAACGCCGTGCGCGCGAGGGAGTGGGCGTCACATGCGGGCGAGCAATGTCCGCGCCTGTCCGGCCAGTTGGGCGAGCATGGCCGGCGACGGATTGGGATTGGCCCTGGCACGCTCGATGAATGTGCGGAATTGCTGCACCCGTCCGCCATTGCGCGCCAGCCAGTCAGCCATCGCCGCCACCGGATCGCCCCCCAACCGACCGATCAGGTCGAGCCGTATTTGCTGGAAATCCCTGCCGAGCCCTGCGACCAACAGTCGTTCCCACGGGTCACTGGGTGCCATTTGCATGGCAATGCCCTGCGCCCAGTCAAGCCCGGTCGCATGGCCCAGTGTGGTGAATGCTTCGGTAAGCGCTACCGGTTCGGCCCCGATCACGCGGGACAGGGCGACAATGCCGATCGACCCGTCAATCTCAGCCAGATGGACAATGCGGTCTGCCAGATCCGCCGGCGCTCCTGCGGCGATCAACCGGGCAGCAAAACTGCGCGCCTGTTCCAGCCCCTCCGGACGCAACAGGCTGTCGCTTGCCTTGTCGAGC
This window encodes:
- a CDS encoding DUF4870 family protein, producing the protein MTDPSGQPGTSGGANSVNKPTIIAILYISSFLFGITGIVGLVLGYVWRNEVRGSWEESHMTYLIRTFWIGFILSVISVPLMFLLIGFPLLLAAMVQLVVRSVFSLTRAQKQEPMPDPETLLW
- a CDS encoding DUF4345 family protein encodes the protein MMDWIVRGVVALWGIFFGWMGVSGLIDPQTYVDTFGISGDAAAMNTIRADFSAFFLLAGGAACWAALRPEHGKVLLVPIAAFGLALGGRLLGVMLGDPFAGSVRQSIIVEGVSVLLLVGAMLWMGKKHEQKISLSLS